One part of the Acidobacteriota bacterium genome encodes these proteins:
- a CDS encoding HAMP domain-containing protein, with protein sequence METQPVVKKQRKVPWIIGSMIVLTFTFLIVLQSSNLGRSLAVETASDTLLLYALSSLNFIALIIFCFFFLRSILKLMRERRMSVLGSQIKTRLLIYFFVLSLLPIMAMAVFSFLFMNRALERWFSQIPENVIREARDIQRQSLAERSLRLNETATMLAKVLGTGSLATHDLNSIATSGNIAHIEVLSSDHRTLAVGEKPMTAEQKESVDQTVEQVRKRIAELPNGAVIAEMSGGRRLLIVPDPMSEQAVNQMVENSLGEFDRLKAKQITVRQVGLLTLGVLTFLLIFISSWLAIYIARGLTIPIKALAEGAGEIARGNLAHRVDVIAEDELDILVAAFNEMSSKLEANSAELSSRRKYIETILESLPTGVISFDALNRVGTINRAALSILRLDETGLVGVELKQLVSKENYEALERLLNRARRVGHSSEQTVLQVESTDGSHESDKGLNVALTATALPTEGGAVLVIEDLSELIAAQRASAWQEVARRMAHEIKNPLTPIQLSAERIAKRFASTGHVENGVGKRIDDKGAIGDVVEESTSTILREVSSLKAMVDEFSRFARLPDAKLETGNLNEIVEQAVASFEGRFADITIETELGTNVPDTMIDAEQLKRVFVNLIENAVEAFAESETDKRVTVRTRHDTARDLLVAEVADNGKGISPADLQKLFQPYFSTKGRGTGLGLAIVRRIVSEHHGKINAVANQPRGAKFIIELPVGA encoded by the coding sequence ATGGAGACACAGCCGGTCGTAAAAAAGCAACGCAAGGTACCGTGGATCATCGGCTCGATGATCGTGCTGACCTTTACGTTCCTGATCGTGCTGCAATCGTCAAATCTTGGCCGCAGTCTCGCTGTTGAGACCGCCAGCGACACTCTGCTCCTGTATGCTCTTTCGTCGCTCAATTTCATAGCGCTCATCATCTTCTGTTTCTTTTTCCTGCGCAGCATTTTGAAACTAATGCGCGAGCGTCGAATGTCGGTGCTCGGTTCGCAGATCAAGACGCGGCTGCTCATCTATTTCTTTGTGCTCAGCCTACTGCCGATCATGGCGATGGCGGTATTCTCGTTCTTGTTCATGAACCGTGCGCTCGAACGCTGGTTCTCTCAGATCCCTGAGAACGTCATTCGTGAGGCCCGCGATATTCAGCGGCAGTCGTTGGCGGAAAGGTCGTTAAGGCTGAACGAGACGGCGACAATGCTGGCGAAGGTGTTGGGAACCGGCAGCCTCGCGACCCATGACCTGAACAGCATAGCGACGTCCGGGAATATTGCCCATATCGAGGTTTTGAGCTCAGATCACCGCACGCTCGCCGTTGGCGAAAAGCCAATGACCGCTGAACAAAAAGAATCTGTTGACCAGACCGTCGAACAGGTGCGAAAACGTATCGCGGAATTGCCCAACGGTGCGGTCATTGCGGAAATGTCAGGCGGCCGCAGGCTTTTGATCGTACCCGACCCAATGTCGGAACAGGCTGTGAACCAGATGGTCGAGAATTCGCTCGGCGAATTTGACCGGCTGAAGGCGAAACAGATCACCGTCCGTCAGGTCGGGCTGCTTACGCTTGGGGTGCTCACATTCTTGCTGATCTTCATTTCGTCGTGGCTCGCCATTTATATCGCCCGCGGATTGACCATCCCGATCAAGGCCCTGGCCGAAGGTGCCGGCGAGATCGCCCGAGGCAATCTCGCTCATCGTGTCGATGTCATTGCCGAGGACGAACTCGATATCCTTGTCGCGGCCTTTAATGAGATGTCTTCGAAACTTGAGGCGAATTCGGCCGAACTGAGCAGCCGCCGAAAGTATATCGAGACCATACTCGAATCGCTGCCGACCGGCGTGATCTCCTTCGACGCATTGAACCGCGTTGGAACGATAAACAGGGCCGCACTCAGTATTCTGCGTCTCGACGAAACCGGTCTTGTCGGCGTCGAACTCAAGCAATTGGTAAGCAAGGAAAATTACGAAGCTCTCGAACGCCTGCTTAATCGAGCCCGGCGTGTCGGGCATTCCTCGGAGCAAACTGTACTTCAGGTCGAATCGACCGACGGTTCTCACGAGTCCGACAAAGGACTGAATGTAGCTCTAACGGCAACAGCATTGCCGACCGAAGGCGGAGCCGTGCTTGTCATCGAAGACCTTTCAGAGTTGATCGCTGCTCAACGCGCGTCAGCCTGGCAAGAGGTCGCACGACGAATGGCACATGAGATCAAAAATCCGCTGACGCCGATCCAGCTTTCCGCCGAACGCATTGCTAAACGCTTTGCGTCAACCGGCCACGTCGAGAACGGCGTCGGCAAACGCATCGACGACAAAGGTGCGATCGGCGACGTTGTCGAAGAAAGTACCTCGACCATCTTGCGCGAGGTCAGTTCGCTCAAGGCAATGGTCGATGAATTCTCGCGATTCGCGCGACTTCCGGATGCGAAACTCGAAACCGGGAATCTCAATGAGATCGTCGAACAGGCGGTCGCGTCGTTCGAGGGCCGTTTTGCCGACATCACGATCGAAACCGAGCTCGGGACGAACGTTCCTGATACAATGATCGACGCCGAGCAGCTAAAACGCGTGTTCGTAAACCTGATCGAAAACGCGGTCGAGGCATTTGCCGAGAGCGAAACGGACAAACGTGTAACCGTTAGAACGCGGCACGACACGGCACGCGATCTGCTAGTCGCAGAGGTTGCAGACAACGGCAAAGGCATCAGTCCGGCGGATCTGCAAAAGCTGTTTCAGCCGTATTTTTCGACCAAAGGACGCGGCACCGGCCTCGGCCTCGCCATCGTCCGCCGCATCGTCAGCGAACACCACGGCAAGATAAACGCCGTCGCGAACCAGCCGCGTGGTGCTAAATTTATTATTGAACTTCCCGTGGGGGCTTAG
- a CDS encoding sigma-54-dependent Fis family transcriptional regulator, which yields MPDSILIVDDERGIRETLSSVLRDEGFAVVAVASGEECLEITRKQHFACILLDIWLGDGIDGLETLSKLNEEGSDAAVVMISGHGNIETAVKSTKLGAFDFIEKPLSLERTVITVKNAVRTRELERVNQQLQSDLADEYVMIGESVAMRALRKQIAIVAPSDGRVLISGESGTGKELVARAIHAQSKRRNAPFVEINSAAIPEELVESELFGHAKGAFSGATRSKKGKFEIADGATLFLDEIGDMSPRVQAKMLRVLEEQRFEPVGSNTPVSVDVRVVSATNKPLESLIDNGNFRSDLFYRLNVIPFQIPPLRERSEDVPLLVEHFNRRFSADYGKHVKVFAPDALEKLQNSDWLGNVRELKNTIERIVIMSSKEMITADDLPAMETTNERPAISFRFPSFKDATDAYQREFILHKLAEHDGSVAKAAEEMGVDRSHLYRRMRNLGIQAK from the coding sequence ATGCCAGATTCCATTTTGATAGTTGACGACGAACGCGGGATCCGCGAGACGCTGAGCAGCGTGTTGCGAGACGAGGGCTTTGCTGTGGTGGCTGTCGCGTCGGGCGAGGAGTGTCTTGAGATCACGCGGAAGCAGCATTTTGCGTGTATTCTGCTCGATATTTGGCTCGGCGATGGCATCGACGGGCTTGAGACGCTGTCGAAACTGAATGAAGAGGGAAGCGATGCGGCGGTCGTGATGATCTCGGGTCATGGGAATATCGAGACAGCAGTTAAATCTACAAAGCTTGGGGCGTTCGATTTTATCGAAAAGCCGCTCAGCCTCGAACGAACAGTCATCACCGTCAAAAACGCTGTCCGTACACGCGAACTCGAACGCGTCAATCAGCAACTACAGAGCGATCTCGCTGACGAATACGTCATGATCGGCGAATCGGTCGCAATGCGTGCTCTTCGCAAACAGATCGCGATCGTCGCTCCTTCGGACGGGCGGGTATTGATCTCAGGCGAGAGCGGAACCGGAAAGGAACTCGTAGCCCGTGCGATCCACGCCCAATCAAAACGCCGCAATGCGCCGTTCGTCGAGATAAATTCAGCCGCGATACCTGAGGAATTGGTGGAATCAGAGTTGTTTGGCCATGCGAAGGGAGCGTTTTCGGGTGCGACGCGGTCTAAGAAAGGGAAATTTGAGATCGCCGACGGTGCGACGCTTTTCTTAGATGAGATAGGCGATATGTCGCCGCGTGTGCAGGCAAAGATGCTTCGTGTTCTCGAAGAGCAGCGTTTCGAACCGGTTGGCAGCAACACGCCGGTTTCCGTCGATGTCCGCGTCGTTTCGGCCACAAACAAGCCGCTCGAATCGTTGATCGACAACGGGAATTTCCGCTCGGATCTGTTCTATCGTTTGAATGTGATCCCGTTCCAGATCCCTCCGCTTCGCGAGCGAAGCGAAGACGTGCCGCTTTTGGTGGAGCATTTTAACCGCAGATTTTCGGCTGATTACGGCAAACATGTAAAGGTATTTGCCCCCGACGCTCTTGAAAAGCTGCAAAACAGCGACTGGCTCGGCAATGTGCGCGAGCTGAAGAACACGATCGAGCGTATCGTCATCATGTCTTCGAAAGAGATGATCACGGCCGACGACCTGCCGGCGATGGAAACAACGAACGAGCGTCCCGCGATCAGCTTTCGCTTTCCCAGTTTCAAAGATGCGACCGACGCATATCAACGCGAATTCATCCTCCACAAACTCGCCGAACACGATGGCAGCGTCGCAAAGGCCGCAGAAGAAATGGGCGTCGACCGCAGCCATCTGTATCGCCGCATGCGAAATCTCGGTATTCAAGCGAAATGA